The Falco biarmicus isolate bFalBia1 chromosome 1, bFalBia1.pri, whole genome shotgun sequence DNA segment GAACCTCCAATGAAAAAAGAACACAGTGAACACAGACTACTAATGAGCTCtgttacagagaaaaaagagTGCAGTGGAAAGGATAAACGTCATGGAGGTAGCTCCGTTACTGAAAAGTCGCCAGAATTGACTTTTCAAGATGCTCATATGAGCAGTGGGGAAGGCATTCTATCTGGGACAGCGGAAGACATTTATGACAGGGCTGTCACAAAACTTcttgaacaggaaaaaaattcagtagTCAAAGACTCTTCAGAACAGGTCAAAAGTGAAGAACGTAGACTCACAAAGCAAATGGAAGAcagtaaaatggaaacaaatcaTGAGATTATTAGGAATGACCTAATTACCTTCACAGCTTCAGAACAAACATGTGATCTTACTGCTGTGAATCTTTCTATGAATGATTCAGAAGTACAGAAATCTAGGCACTGGATGAGCAAAGAGTAAGCATGtattcttttcagaaacagatgtACATAAATATTGCTTATTAGCACACTTACCAACATCTGCGGCCCAGAAACTCAATATGCATGTATTGAACAGCTGCTGGTCATGCACTTGATAGCAGTTTACAACTTAAGCATGCAATGAAGATCTTCCATTTGGTCTAAAGTAAACTGTAACTTTCTAtttgattgcattttttttgaCAGTGAGGGACTGAGTCACACCCAGTAAAGTCAGTAACTCCCAAACAGTTGGAAATCAGTAGGAAATTACCCCAATTAGTCAGTTTTATAATAATTTGTAAGCTGTTCTGAAACAAGCTCAACATAAGCATTTTCATGATTTTCCCATCTATTcataaacatatatttttatgaatgaTATGCTTATGCTAGTGTAGCACATCGCTAtagtaaattatttaattaaaaatacaagatgCCACCCCACccaaaatacaaagaataatattttatattcttcttCTGCAGATTTCTAGTGGAAGAGAGTGGTAAAAGTAAATGTGAAGTAGCTTGTTTTATTAAAGCCCCATCAACTGCTCTGGAGAATCTGAAGTGTAAGATAGTCAATGACACTAGTTCCTTGGTGGTGGATGATTCTGAGGAGCTGGTCAGCAATGTCATCAGTATTGAATGCTCTGATTATGAGAAAACAATCCCTTTCCCTATCAACATTGCAATCCCATTTACTTCATGCTTCAGAGGAAGTTATCGGGAGATTATGGTGAAGTTGACTGATGTGAACTTTCAATCACACTACTTAACTCCTATTTCTTTGGAGGGATACCAAGGAAAACATAAGGTTGGTAACCTCTCATCTACACATTGTAAAAACATCATTCCAGGTTCCCATTTAAGCCTCTGTGGAGTTAGACAAGTGAAGTTGTCATTATTAAGCCATATTGCCCACTACGTGGGGTTAAACTGAGCTTTTGTTCCTAGTTTCTCAAGAACTAATTATCTTTGAAACCTAGTATTTaacaaggtcttttttttttttttttcacttgtaatGTTAAGGCTAGTTCTTAATCCCACAATACTAATGACTGAGTAATGGTTCATGACTTTTTCAATCAAGTATAATATGATTCAGTATTTGTTAAAAGTAAAAACTTAAGGGGAATTATTTTGCATTCAGATCACAGGGAAGTAACAAAATTCTGCATGTATGAGTCCAAACTCCATCTCAAAGAAACATAGGATGgttcttttttcaaatgcagaattGCATTGGGACAGATTCATCACCCAGTTTATGAGCTTGTTTCATTTTATCCCAGTCATACCCTGGAATATTAATGACATCATATGATAACTAGAGATCATCAGATACCTGGGCACCCAAGTGGCAATAAtattcagtttattttcatttcacaccTTACTCTGTGAATACTGTTGTCTTCTCAAAATGTTTATCTGCTGTGGAACACagcttccttttcctccagtgTACTCTAACTCCACATTTACTTTACACAGGAAACATTTGCGGAAGTGAAAATTTATCAGctgggtgttttttctgtgttgtcatgcttaaagaaagaaacatttactgTTCCAAAGGTAGGACTTTCAAAAAAGCTGAGCATGGATTGTAGAATCTCTTTCTGTTACCATCCAGAAACATTCAGTTCTCCAGCACCCATGCAGTTAAAGGTGAGCTTGAAATATGCAATACTTGTTCTATAAGTCTGTTATCTGATCAGTTCTGAAGCAAGAATGCCAATAATGTTAAAGGGCAACCTGTTCCATTATTCAGTCTATGAAAAGTGGTTGCAGCTCCACATCCTGTACACACAGCAAATGGTTTCCTGCCAACTTTGTTTAAACCACATAATATCATCAGTAGTCAACAACATCTCTacctcaaaagaaaaaccacctACCTTTCTTTGATACACTTCAGAAAATATAGTTGTTTTCAATAATGACATAAGCATCAACGCCAGACTTCAACTGCTTGGCCCAGTGTTCAAGCTAATGGAGCAATTTTTCTCACCTGACCTTCATTATTGGTACTAGGCAGTGCAACAGAAGGTTTTGTCACCTCTTAATCTTAGGCTgagaataatttcaaaattttcttcagttatACTGTGTTTCTCCCTTACTCCACAAAAACATCGATTCTAAGGTACGGAGAAGGTAAAattaacagtgaaaaaaaatacagattcaaAAAATCTTAGAAAATTATCAAAATCTGAGGAAGCCCAGGAGTTTCAAAACTTGAACTCCAAGCAGGAACAAAACAATCAAAATTTTTAAGTCAGCAAAGGTTCCAGTTTTTGATGACTCTAAAGCACTTGGTTATGCATTGTATAAAGTGTTGATACTTTTGTAGGGTTGTTCCTTGGGTTACAGAGAGGGGCTTAATGCTTCTGTGATAGTCTGATCCAATTCCAAAAGAGAAATCAAGTTGTAAAAGAACAAGCATGTATGAAaagatttattaatttaaaaactattGAACAATTGCTTTCCATATTTAGATTCAGCCAGTTGAACCATCATTGGTTTCAGCATTGAAAGCAAGATACGATATGTACCACTCAGTGGTATCCACTAGTGCACTGGTTTATGTCCAGCATCCTTCAGCCCAACCGTTCAACAGATCTGTCACTATTACTCTACCCTGTCctccaaacccagaaaaaaagaggcaagatGAGACAGAACATGCAAGAGCCATTAGTGCCACAGTAAAACGGGTTGCTACAGTATGCCATCCTCGGTAAGAACAATTTCACTACAAATTTTCAAAAcatcaaaattaattaattttaccaACTTctgattaaattttttttgtattaaaaatacattagttCCTTAATAGTCTGCTATACTTAAGAAACAGTGTTAGAGCAAATCTGCACAATTCTCATGCTACAGCTTCACCAAGAAATTCACATAGCATTTGATGTATAATCTTCAAATATGCTGACCACTATATTTCTAGCAGAAGCCAGGATGAAAAAtgcctgtattttcttcagcaagaaACATTCGGCCACTTTCACCAGAACCAAACACTGAACACAGAGAATAATCATGTCTCAAAGCTGCTGTGATCATTTTACAAGTCGGTGGTTTGGCTACCCTGGCCTTTGAATTTTCTGATCTCTACTTCTACACATTCTAATGGCTACCTGAATCAAAACGTACGGCACAATGGTTTGGAGTAGGTCAGTTTTGTGGTAAGTGCTGCATTAGATAAAGTCCCAGATTTTCCCAAAGCACTCACTACAAAGTTTCTAAATCTTAggccttttgtttttaaaagcgTTAAAACATGGGGACTTCTAAAaattttggtggaaaaaaaggcCAAAGCTGACctcatttgttttgaaagtcagcaaaattaaagatatttttaccATCTCGTGCAGGAAAAACAATGATCTGAACTTACCATTTGATTGTTGTCATTCCAGTTCTGCTACCATGGGCAACTCCAGGTTCAGGGAGGCTTAGTGGGATTTCTTGGTAGGGACTAGCTCTGTGGTGCCTCTGCTTTACATCATTAAAGACTTAGCTTAATCCTACTGTGCTaaacatttatctttttcaaaattcatcTATATGCCAAGATTATGATTTTTTTGGAAATAAGCACGGTACAGATGGAGAAGGCAGACAATGTTCTAGccttccatttctgaaaaacttCTCAGATTATGCTTTTAAGAGCTCCACGCTCAGGCTGGTCTCTTAGACTAGACATCCATCTTAATCACAAACTTCAGGTTTGGGAAGGTTGCCCACGTTAGTCTATAGGAGATTCAGATTTCATCTCCTGCACCAGAAGCATTTAATAGCGTGGCAGCACCCTTGCAGCATCTGTCTGTTCTTAATGCCAGTCTAAAAGGCACTTCAGACTCACAATCAAAGCACATTCATGAAAAGACCATCACTCTATTGCTTATTTCTATACAAATTCCTTAGAAATGATGTCaatattttcctctgtgcatAGGCTGATGCTGTATGCTTGAGAAAAGCTTAGGCTGTCCTGtctgaagtattttcattttttgattgTACATAGGGTGTATGCTTGAGGTGAATGGGTTATTCAcatccagttttaaaaaaaccccgaGAGGTGTGTGTAAGAGCTATGGACTTCTGTAAAAAAGCACTTCACGTTTCATTTATTAGGATAAATTAGCCAGAGAATGTCATGCCATAGTTGCTTGATTCTGAGTGTGATATCAAAGTAATCACCTGATTTGAAGAGaagattcttttattttctctcttgaaaGATATAGTGGATAGCAGTCACGTCTTATTTTCTAAAATCCTTTGGGATCATTGAACAATATTTACTTCTGGAAGAAAAGGTGGGTTGGTGTTCTTCCTCCCCAATACCTACTTCTAAAGAATCTAAATCTTGATGAATGGCTCAAAACCAATCCATAATAATTACCGTACATAATAGATTAAGCTAGATTCATTTAGAAAGAAacctgtcttttttcctttcttccctctttgtAGAGGATTGGGGAGTTGTGGGGCAGAGGCAGATCACTCTTAGCAATTGCATCACTTTACAGTTCCAGATGCAGATTTTTCAGCAAGGTGGGAAAAACACACGTAGTcatcaagaaaagcagaagggaaagcagagctACAAATAAAAGTTAACTCCTTCTGCAGGatctatttttcattatattttttcctgtaattccTTGGCTTTCCAGGGCTGTGGGTGCTTCTGTGAGAAAAAATGGGGAGAATCCCAGTGATACTTTGAAATTATTAGGtcacagaaacaaagaagaGGGGTGGAAGGTGTTCGATGATGTTATTGTCCAGAATGCACGGAATGGGCTGGTATCATTTGAACTAAATGAGCATTTAGAGAGGTAAcgtataaataatttaatacaattctatttactaaaatatttacttCCAAGAATATGGATCAATGGAAATCAGTAGAGTTAAGACATCATCCACTATTAATTATTAGCTTGCCAGCATCTCTTTCTTCCACTTTGCAGTATAAGTTCATTTAGTTATTACTCTTaactacagaaaatataaatttgtttaaatatcTTTTCCTATAGACTGTACACAATGTAATATATACCAAACCTGAAAGAGGATATGCAGATATTAATCTtactttgaaaatgtgatttagCTCTCTAACTACAAAACCATAATATTTTTTGGAACTTATTAGGAAATATTCCTTTACTTTCATCTAAAATTCATGTTATTTGAATTAATTGGTAGAGAGTCAATATACTCTACATTACAGAAACAGGCAAATTTCCATCCTTTCATATCTtggaaatgagaataaaaaggAGGTAGCAAAAGGTCTGTTGGACACTGAGCCCGGTATTATTTTGCATAATAAACTGTTAGCAgttgataaaattatttcagatagagctatttattttcttgcttttttattttctttaatacagCTTTGTGGTCATTCGCCTTTCGCTCCTCTTGGAAAACACATATCTTCTCCTCTTTGCTCAGGCTCTAGAAAAAGGTCTTTGTAGCACAATGGCTAATGTGATACTGTATCGGAAAAGAGAAAACCCATACAAAATAGTAGTTTTGCTATCTGCATCCAAAGAACTGGCCAGTGAACTTCAAAAACTCCATGAAGGGGGCTACTTTGGTCCCCCAGAACCTACGCAGCAGTTCCCATTAAGAGAAGGAGAGCAGGTTCATTTTAGATttagaggaaatatttttgcttcagGTAAGCAATAATTCATGCATGGGGGTGAACACTAACAATTACCTCAGCTATTCAGAAATACTGTATGGGAGCGTAAGTAGATTGTGGTTGATCACAGCACATTTagttatttcagtgttttatttcttgtaattaAGCGCATAGAACTACATGGGAAACTgctacaactgaaaaataaaatgtactaGTTTAACAAGATCCCGAGCAACCTGCtttaggtgaccctgctttgaaCAAGGGGGTTCAACAAGGTGATCTTCAGAGATCTCTTCCAACCTCTGCCATTCTGTGAAACTTGGTCCTCAGAAACAGCTGATATTTTATCTCTTATTTCAAAAGGGCAGGTTTCCATCAATGGCTTTTTAACATAAAGAACATTTGATAGCAATTAAAAAGATTccagacaaaaaagaaacactccGATATTTTATCTGTGTAATTTCACTTAAGGTGAGGAAGATCAAACATTGAAATCCAGggcaaaatgtttctttttgcgAGTTGCACTATGAATTGAGGTGATGATAGAGTTGTTCTGCTGTTTCAATCAGCAGCCTCAAAAATTCCATGCAGTgggtgccgccattcagggATTTGCTTAAAGAGAAAAGAGGTAAGAAGcctcaaaaacattttcacccCAAATTATGTATAGACTATTCTGTCAGTTTTGGAAAGAATATGTAAGTATGTATTTGGGTCTCTGAACATTTTTTACATAAAGTCTCCAACTGAAAATTTCATTTACCCTAAAGAAAGGATTATTCTTCAAAAAGAGAAGTCTCCAGCCCCCAAGGAATGCCTGCTCATATATGCAAAGGTAGCATATATAGATGTATCAATTAAAACGGAACTACAATGCCTAAAGTTGCACGTAAATCTCTGCCTCAATTAATTTTGTCGTTACAGATAGACACATATCCACCCTGAATAACCAGAAAGCATATACTTGTAATTCTATTCGCaacaccattttatttttatttctctgtgttacATACTTCATTCCCTTCAGTGTTCCTTACTTTTCAACTTGTAGCACAGCCTTCACTGCTTATTCCTTATGCCAACAATTCAAGGGCTTAGAAAAATCATGAAATTATAAAGACATTTGAACTACTGAAGCAGACTGGCAGGAGTGTTTGAACATCAGATGTTCAATGTAAAATAATAACAGTGATAAAGAACAGCTGAATTATGTGAATAACTATTTGACTGACCCTAATGAATTGCTTTAAATGCACACATCTAAAtactgtgtaatttttttatatttttttttatggactCCAGagaatggaaaagattttggaAAAGTCTACAGGCTAATTTTTCATTCACAAAGAAAACCCAGGCTGGAGCTCCAAATTAAAGAAGTGGATGAATTCGGTAACCACAGTTCACCTCATTACAAAGGAACAGCAGTGTTTTATAAAATTACCAGAGAGATGATAACAAAGAAATGGGAACAGCCATTGCTATATGGTGAATATCGACACCAATCTCCGCTGTGTAAATTAGCACTAACATTACCAAAGGTGGGTTTCTCACTTGATAATGTTAgagatcttttcctttttcccttacCACATATTTATTAGGCAAGAGGATTTTGGTATGATTTAGGTCTTACAGATACACACGGATCTCTGATGGAGCAGTTCTGGTCCATCAGCAACGTACAAACATCTCAGAATTTCTCTTAGCAGGTGGGAGGGACCCTCATCAAGcatgaagatggaaaagaaatgtttagcAGAAGTTTTTCATCCTTTTGCTCTCCCTAAATAGTATGGCCCTAAGAAATTATGACTTAAGTTTCACAAGGTGTATATTTCCTGTATCATTGTCTTGGGAATGCAGAATTGCAAAACGTAAAAGCATTAGATGGTTCAtgtaacttttctttctcctatCACGCCTGATAAGGCTCCACAATACAGCCACATGGGCATTTATCTCCATCTCTGGTGAAAGCCATTGCTGcataaattaatctttaataTTCCTGCAATGAAATCTCTTTGTAATCTTTTCAAAGTTGCCTAGGTATCAGCCCCCTATGTTGTACAGAATTCTGCCACTAGACTACTGCTATCAaatttacatacattttaatatCAAAATATGTACCGTAACTCTTGGTCTAAATATCCAGTGACAAGCAGTagcatctctctctttttgattttaattgaCTTCACCCTTCATTAAGCTGTCACCTGCAAATACGTCTTTTATTTCATAAGCATACCTCTTGATTTCTCTCTCATCTCCATTCTcccaattaaaaattaagaataagtAACAACTGCAGATCTTAAGAGGATATTTCTTTCGGTGACAATCTCTGTATAAaatgtaaggttttttttttttttaaatcacatgcTTTCAAACACTTTGCTTTTCCACAGGGTGAGCATTCCAAGTGCAGTATTCACAGAGAGGGAAATACAAACTCTTGAGGTCCAGtgagatgatttaaaaaaatatatataaaaaaatctgcagcatACCCTAGGCATCAGCTAGTCCTCTTCCATCCACCTGCCTAGCTTCCATCCTGTTGTTCCACTTGATTTAATCTTACTCATAAGAAGAATAAGACTTAAATGATTGAACTACATTTGTATTAAACCACAAAGGTACTTATCAAGTGTCTTAGATTTGGGTTGGTATATATGGTCTATTACTATACATGTTAGTCCTTAAAAGTTCTATTCAGACTTTTCAGGACATAAATTTCTGACTACCCCTTTTCTCCTACTAAATTTGAGGCCACGTTCCCTCTTTTTTCAGTGAGGCCCAGATCCTGAAGTCTGGGAAGTCTGTATAAGTGTGTGAGGATATATATTATATGTGGCTACACAATAGCACCCAGCCTACTCATGTAAATGGAAATAAACGAAAGAGCTATATAACATGATTATTGCTGgtaaattagaaattaaatcaTACCCTAGGAACAAATAGTGATAGCCTTTgggaatattttctttacatctATTTTTTGAGTAGTGGCTCTACTTTCATCTGAACCAGTTCAAGCATAGAGCACCTAAGTCTGATGCACAAAAGGTCTGCTTAGAGAGACAGAATTATTGTACCACTTCAGAAAAGAAGTGCCACAGCatcttgcaaattatttttcttttgcttctggtAAATATATTTTAGGAGGTCCATTTCAAAGGAGTCACAATCTtcattaaatgcaaatattaggaaaaaaagcaatcaaaatgcTTGAAAACATTTGCATGTTGATAGCTTTTTCATGATGTGATTTGTATTTTCCAACATGGACTGAAATACTAATCTATAGAATGAAGAACagcatcaaaataaaatcttcccCTATGTTGCAAGTCATCTTAGTacaaaaaatgttatattttgCTATAGTTGATGAACCCTACTTTATGATTTATCTTCCTTCCATGCagtgtaataatttaaaattgatAATACCTAAATTAAGGGGGTTTTAATAGAGAAGAAATATTCATTAATAATTTAGCTAGTtcaattttaatctttttgaaGAATTATAAAACAGCAATGACGCTGATTATTAGACTTTCATGACTAATTAGTAAGTTAAATACAACATAGCTTACTATTGGTATATAAATACACAAGGCAAAAGGGAATTTCACCCACACTACTATCTAATGATATGTAACACTCATTAACACAAAATAACAACATTGTTCACTCTTTTGCTCTTCATACCTTCTTCTAGCCAAGTAAAGAATTCCATACTGAACAAActcacagaaattttaaaaacaaaaaaaaaaatgttctctttcGGCTTGTTTGCTGGCTGAAAGATAAGAGAAAGTAggaaaaagcagctggttttCCCAAGGGAAGATGGTTACTAGCAAAGTCCTACACAGATCCACACTTAACATATTCATCAGAAATTTTTGAATAATTAAGTGAAATGTCTGATGACATTATGAAATGTCATCAGAGTACTAAAGCTATctgaagaatcacagaatattgAACTAGAAAATAAACTAGGTAATTTAGGTTCAATAAGTGATTTTATACTGATAGACTCTAAATTACCTATTAccactcaaaaaaaattaaaaatcttaattatgttgctttctgaaaacttcCAGAGCATTcagcagagaataaaaatataagcaGAAACTTCCAAATTATTAGAGAACAAAACCGAAAACAAGACTATGCCATATATCTATGAGGCGCTCACATCATGACTGTACTCTTCAGTTGTGGCCACAGAACTCAGAAAGAGGAtttgaaagaaagggaaggaaaggtaTCAGAAGCACATAGTGGTTCTAGGTGGAGAGACAGTACATTGATAATGCTTCAGGCAGTTTTGACAGAAGTGGAAATATCATATGCACATATTAATATTatagagaaactgaaaaagggaCTGTTATATCCCCTTTATCAGGATATAAGAACAATGATGTTGGTAAGTGCAGGTGCAACCAGTAATATAAAATAACGTACTTTTTACACATAGAAATAATCAGaacatgaatttattttccCAGGATATTTGCAGcagttaaaaatgtgtttgagtTAGAAAAGAAATTGACTGAAAGGCAGAACCATCTATTAAACACAATGATTCAGATGCAATTTAATGACAGAGCAATGAAATGGAAATTCTAATTACTTAATGTATCTTATTGTATGTTCTAAAATTATTAACAGTGATGAAAGCACTGACAATAAAAATCAACGTAACTTTTATCCTGGTTTTACTATCCACGATTTGGTCAATATACATGAATCAgatatattttcacatttagGTGAGCTTTCTaatgaataaaagaaatggaaggaaatagTTAAAACTGGGTGAGAAAACACAGTTAGGGAGACATTTACTGCCCTAATTATACAACTGCACTAGCCATCTGTGAAACACAACTTCTATTTACCACTTCATTAAAGTACAAGTCTTGTGTTAGTGTTCATATAACATGAACAGAGACTGGCACTGTCCATAGTTAGTCATATGCTGATGCTATTAATATATATTGCCAAAGCACCAAATACATCTGACCAAATTCACGTGCATAGACACACACTCAAGTGATGATCCTTCAATTTTGCTAGTTTCTATCACATGTATACTGCTACAGTACAATGATTAAGCTGCCACAAATCTCTCAAGCATATCAAAACATGACTTTAGCATTCATATCTGACTCATTGATAATTCTGGGTTGTTTATAGTATTGTGCACACCGacacagctgcttgcagaaTTCCAGTTGTCACAGTACTCTCCAAACTaccaagctgcaacaaggtttTTTACCATgtcataccagcatactcttcatatcagtctctctgctgccttctcctcatctcgcctcatccagggcatgtgttctcttttcttctgcttctttttccctctgcttcttcctcggctgctctctcttcattggctcccaaccacttaaccagccacagctgcaccttatctacattggccaacccaccacccctgaagccaacccccagttgtatattatcaatgctaattaacccagctgcattcctctacacttcctcttttttttttaaagatttcataccttatgtttttaacag contains these protein-coding regions:
- the DTHD1 gene encoding death domain-containing protein 1, with product MEMAEGKITTADKSGQLPEKNWQLNSLVRDVLLKSDLDNEGIMEYTLRLMSLTKQLSRSLSQHLENVTASIQDTWQLLSALHDKYKELTASPGKYGGTYLIRQNSLGTCVRAFTFLASFLSKIQLFTYFFALEYNGTVDYLHEVKAYLINTVSHLQVAENKLYAAHCREDDSQIQTAQNASRETVHCSEEATDSVQTSSSPSQQCQRTPSLNKMENQNINQIQPSETVTVVKDIVASLVENISAQEQDIGSEPPMKKEHSEHRLLMSSVTEKKECSGKDKRHGGSSVTEKSPELTFQDAHMSSGEGILSGTAEDIYDRAVTKLLEQEKNSVVKDSSEQVKSEERRLTKQMEDSKMETNHEIIRNDLITFTASEQTCDLTAVNLSMNDSEVQKSRHWMSKEFLVEESGKSKCEVACFIKAPSTALENLKCKIVNDTSSLVVDDSEELVSNVISIECSDYEKTIPFPINIAIPFTSCFRGSYREIMVKLTDVNFQSHYLTPISLEGYQGKHKETFAEVKIYQLGVFSVLSCLKKETFTVPKVGLSKKLSMDCRISFCYHPETFSSPAPMQLKIQPVEPSLVSALKARYDMYHSVVSTSALVYVQHPSAQPFNRSVTITLPCPPNPEKKRQDETEHARAISATVKRVATVCHPRAVGASVRKNGENPSDTLKLLGHRNKEEGWKVFDDVIVQNARNGLVSFELNEHLESFVVIRLSLLLENTYLLLFAQALEKGLCSTMANVILYRKRENPYKIVVLLSASKELASELQKLHEGGYFGPPEPTQQFPLREGEQVHFRFRGNIFASENGKDFGKVYRLIFHSQRKPRLELQIKEVDEFGNHSSPHYKGTAVFYKITREMITKKWEQPLLYGEYRHQSPLCKLALTLPKQEKLINRPRSTKRISSDSPEAIWDNLLYWLAEELAEDNTSLLALCLPVRRSVLQLVRLKCPDNLTHQIYELLCCWKKTLPRSADKHQLLSHYLRKSGRSDLSEELRFKWQNKVFT